The Eurosta solidaginis isolate ZX-2024a chromosome 4, ASM4086904v1, whole genome shotgun sequence genome includes a window with the following:
- the LOC137249625 gene encoding uncharacterized protein codes for MYHRPKILLLYLFVLQIQQFNTFPTIEQTFPDSRNYLRQNEKHPKFTPPELEETIEEVQRILARDSSLPRLTRGEIEELYEKVTREEYQKSIAAGDIGRADSMRALMLVLPYNTDNNTEENMQELYTRPPVTKVIDAYTSHQPIKFLTHDPNAPLKTETAPIGNFEATTYKPVFSRKTQQNFAPNPTTYHPRPPADVMYKMTAPVRNGATDFQPVTNSINDAEYDVNVERNPTPKPVHRYSSHYSAKNAEFLKLRKRKPETSTVRPVADILESLGIVGQAQTRHRLTIDDYYGAESAPQPVISTYVPQTVGLSELKELHGYSLSPKIKPDAYASFKPLNIGEEIRVKPEVEGYLTRFGIVGGRKRKDLKKGNNVKGLVTELTVGESEISATKLPRRGIPANSSSSASSQLQKLLQNLQELERLNVNPKALGTTTTIRPTTSSTTTTTTTTTRAPITPSLITNGAPLLIEAKKPRRRIDPNLDINFGNTGNHQTEGSTTDQLSKLLENLQELEKLRINPDNVLKTIAPTANAAIAARAGSLQYSTPTQRTAGLLNRFNEVASQTTQATRSTTLTDAAQLQQVLRQLQTLEQANARTTKKPTTQPVKAGGGLLGGLSGLGGFGGLGGGLGGNDVLNLQKLLTDDRELERLYEQARSKQAGKSVVSTTLKPPSTTTPTTQRALPFGGLTDDDLQRLFDQARTTVVPTTSTTSTTTPRTPAPSYRDFEQLQKYFAELERMRSSTTTTTITTTTPPPTTTTTTTTTPKPTTTTTSTTTTTTPPSTPVISSAYITQRITGSLGSQKPKKTEVDNNQLQELINRVQQLERMNAAKIANSVRATTTDTPIPFVGFTTRKVNSPQTKSQDYHHSSSNDFAHLQELYQQVASPEQGSFGRIEISTPATASKPSAKRTQNFAQKIIDITNDTGTGSSLQEVDPSDFVQLQKLLSKVQELERVKIHGVHGVLQPATPTPTVGSYTRDLASLTNLVTSASVQMHAVQNANGAQIVYAQKAHDYKPFEDILKPEYQQSTDANFNPSKSHVSKKAEAGALAEPTSSEELRELAMAAPANPKGSTYDKDFEGYQQFFAKLEDEERASYKNMKPPVIYKTVTKEPPRFIETQKANEVYKQNNGGGQQNGDLEELQKLLNNAQQLEKLGVTLPTELSQQIETKLTKHAHNERAEIQLETSTARPVHIVTAERAKPEDFLNSFPSADHKVSGTILPATEEQTTSASKAEGTSKKEAFFSLTTPKSLTPKEPKTTTSSALDLPVFSATKIIEAAIRRAANKIGVSTEQSSLSFQRRTDTDVYADMDPSSMDDLMGEFSEMNYQLAAPEVNASVQHTDATVTKRNVDTHEQVTEAAAAPADIGQDLRDLQRLISNLQELQRLNLTVSSNLLRQADAKYLETLRKQQTLADDRSQNRRQSDTPVIVTAISAANEVTTEGTDTNLEEATVSSDSATEDSTESSSNSATTTSTEESRNGSLADLEDSFGGTDTNKEEPKPPKRKNGFYFLADWNSFLEVGDGDDQVIVRLSPKIGDPRLFIPVKIP; via the exons AGGTGAAATCGAGGAACTCTATGAGAAGGTGACACGAGAAGAGTACCAAAAGAGTATTGCGGCCGGCGATATTGGGCGAGCGGATAGCATGCGTGCGCTCATGTTGGTATTACCTTACAATACGGACAATAATACGGAGGAGAATATGCAG GAGCTCTACACGCGCCCACCTGTGACGAAGGTCATCGATGCGTATACATCACATCAGCCCATCAAATTTCTGACACACGATCCAAATGCGCCGTTGAAAACTGAAACTGCACCCATAGGTAATTTCGAAGCGACCACATATAAACCGGTGTTTTCGCGAAAAACGCAGCAAAATTTTGCACCCAATCCTACGACATATCATCCAAGGCCACCAGCAGATGTTATGTACAAAATGACTGCACCAGTGCGAAATGGAGCTACTGATTTTCAACCCGTCACTAATAGCATAAACGACGCGGAATACGATGTGAATGTGGAACGTAATCCAACACCGAAACCGGTACACCGCTACAGCAGTCATTATAGCGCCAAGAATGCAGAGTTCCTCAAACTTCGCAAACGAAAACCCGAAACGTCAACTGTGCGCCCAGTTGCTGATATTTTGGAGAGTTTAGGTATTGTGGGACAAGCGCAAACGCGACATCGCTTAACGATTGATGATTATTACGGTGCGGAGAGTGCGCCACAGCCGGTGATATCGACTTATGTGCCACAAACTGTTGGGCTCTCGGAACTTAAAGAATTGCACGGATATAGTCTCTCACCGAAAATCAAACCCGACGCTTATGCAAGCTTCAAACCACTGAATATTGGTGAAGAGATACGCGTTAAACCCGAGGTGGAAGGCTATTTAACGCGCTTCGGCATTGTAGGTGGGCGCAAGCGTAAGGATTTAAAAAAAGGCAATAATGTGAAAGGACTTGTAACAGAGCTCACAGTGGGTGAAAGTGAGATTTCTGCTACAAAATTACCCAGACGCGGCATACCCGCAAATTCGAGCAGCTCGGCAAGTAGTCAATTACAGAAGTTACTACAAAACCTACAAGAGCTTGAGCGCTTGAATGTTAACCCCAAAGCACTGGGTACCACCACAACCATACGACCAACGACAAGCAGCACGACAACAACCACAACCACAACTACACGCGCGCCCATAACACCGAGTTTGATAACAAATGGTGCGCCTTTGTTGATTGAAGCAAAGAAACCTCGACGACGCATCGATCCCAATCTcgatattaactttggtaatacAGGTAATCATCAGACTGAAGGATCGACTACAGATCAACTGAGTAAACTGCTCGAGAATCTGCAAGAACTTGAAAAATTGCGCATCAACCCCGATAATGTGCTGAAAACTATTGCGCCCACAGCGAACGCAGCGATTGCGGCACGTGCAGGATCGCTGCAGTATTCAACACCCACACAACGCACAGCAGGTTTGCTGAACCGCTTCAACGAGGTGGCGTCCCAGACAACTCAAGCAACACGCAGCACAACACTAACAGATGCTGCGCAGCTACAACAAGTGCTGCGACAACTACAGACGCTAGAACAGGCGAATGCGCGCACAACTAAAAAACCAACAACGCAACCAGTGAAGGCTGGAGGTGGACTATTGGGTGGACTCAGTGGGCTTGGTGGTTTCGGCGGTCTTGGTGGTGGACTAGGCGGCAATGATGTACTGAATCTGCAAAAGCTGCTAACCGATGATCGTGAGCTAGAGCGTTTGTATGAACAAGCGCGCTCTAAGCAAGCTGGAAAATCTGTGGTTTCGACGACACTTAAACCCCCATCAACAACTACACCGACGACGCAACGTGCTTTGCCTTTTGGTGGTTTAACTGATGATGACCTACAACGTTTGTTTGATCAAGCGCGTACAACGGTTGTGCCCACGACCTCTACGACAAGCACTACAACGCCACGCACACCAGCGCCCAGCTACCGCGATTTCGAGCAACTACAAAAGTATTTTGCGGAATTGGAGCGCATGAGATCCAGCACTACTACCACTACGATTACCACGACAACACCACCACCTACAACCACTACCACAACTACGACAACACCAaaacctacaacaacaacaacatctactacaacaacaacaactccccCATCCACGCCAGTGATAAGTTCAGCTTATATAACGCAGCGCATCACAGGTAGTCTAGGCTCACAAAAACCCAAAAAGACGGAGGTGGACAACAATCAGTTACAGGAGCTCATCAATCGCGTGCAACAGCTCGAACGAATGAATGCAGCAAAGATTGCGAACAGCGTACGCGCAACCACAACGGACACACCCATACCTTTCGTCGGTTTCACTACGCGCAAAGTTAACTCGCCTCAAACTAAATCTCAAGATTACCACCACTCGTCGTCGAATGACTTTGCGCACTTGCAAGAACTCTACCAGCAGGTCGCAAGCCCCGAGCAGGGCTCCTTTGGACGCATTGAAATTTCAACACCGGCAACTGCATCTAAACCTTCCGCTAAGCGCACACAGAATTTTGCGCAAAAGATTATCGATATCACTAATGATACTGGAACGGGTAGTAGCCTACAAGAGGTGGACCCCAGCGATTTTGTGCAGCTACAAAAGCTATTGAGTAAAGTACAGGAGTTAGAGCGCGTGAAGATACATGGCGTGCATGGCGTTTTGCAACCCGCCACCCCTACACCAACTGTTGGCTCATACACGCGAGATCTAGCAAGCTTGACGAATTTGGTAACTTCCGCTTCTGTGCAAATGCATGCCGTACAAAATGCCAATGGCGCGCAGATTGTATACGCCCAGAAGGCGCACGACTATAAACCGTTCGAAGATATACTGAAACCAGAGTATCAACAATCAACTGATGCAAACTTCAATCCATCAAAGTCGCATGTGAGCAAGAAAGCGGAAGCGGGTGCACTGGCGGAACCAACATCCAGCGAGGAGTTGCGTGAATTAGCTATGGCGGCGCCAGCTAACCCAAAGGGGTCAACCTATGATAAAGACTTTGAGGGATATCAACAGTTTTTCGCTAAACTTGAGGATGAAGAGCGTGCATCGTACAAAAATATGAAGCCTCCCGTGATTTATAAAACTGTGACAAAAGAGCCGCCACGCTTCATAGAAACGCAGAAGGCAAACGAGGTGTATAAGCAAAATAATGGTGGTGGACAACAAAACGGTGATCTCGAAGAGCTGCAGAAGCTTTTGAATAATGCGCAGCAGTTAGAAAAGTTGGGTGTCACACTACCAACAGAATTGTCGCAACAAATTGAGACTAAACTGACGAAGCATGCGCATAATGAGCGCGCCGAGATACAACTCGAGACGTCTACTGCAAGACCAGTGCATATTGTCACAGCGGAAAGGGCAAAACCAGAGGATTTCCTGAATTCATTTCCGAGTGCTGACCATAAGGTTTCCGGTACGATACTACCAGCAACGGAGGAACAGACAACAAGCGCTTCAAAAGCAGAAGGTACCAGCAAAAAAGAGGCATTCTTCTCGTTGACCACACCAAAGTCACTCACACCTAAAGAACCCAAAACCACCACCTCCAGTGCCTTAGATCTGCCAGTTTTCAGCGCTACAAAAATCATCGAGGCCGCCATTAGGCGCGCTGCAAATAAAATCGGCGTATCCACTGAACAGTCATCACTGAGTTTTCAGCGACGCACCGATACAGACGTGTATGCGGACATGGATCCAAGTAGCATGGATGATTTGATGGGTGAATTCAGTGAGATGAACTATCAGCTGGCAGCGCCGGAAGTAAATGCAAGTGTGCAACATACTGATGCAACAGTAACAAAGCGCAACGTTGACACACACGAGCAGGTAACAGAAGCAGCTGCAGCGCCCGCTGATATAGGACAGGACTTGCGTGATCTCCAGCGTTTAATCAGTAATCTACAAGAGCTTCAACGTCTCAATCTTACTGTCTCTTCAAATTTGCTACGTCAAGCGGATGCTAAATACTTGGAAACATTGCGTAAACAACAGACGCTTGCAGATGATAGGAGCCAAAATCGGCGTCAAAGCGATACACCCGTTATAGTGACAGCAATTAGTGCAGCAAATGAAGTGACAACAGAAGGCACTGATACCAACTTAGAGGAAGCCACTGTCTCAAGTGACAGCGCGACAGAAGACAGCACTGAGAGTAGTAGCAATAGCGCAACAACGACGTCTACGGAAGAGTCGCGCAATGGTTCGCTTGCCGATTTGGAGGACTCTTTCGGGGGCACCGATACAAATAAGGAGGAGCCAAAGCCACCGAAACGTAAAAATGGTTTTTACTTTTTAGCTGATTGGAACTCCTTCTTGGAGGTGGGCGATGGTGACGATCAAGTGATAGTGCGTCTGAGTCCGAAAATTGGCGATCCTAGGCTATTTATACCAGTTAAAATTCCATAA